The nucleotide sequence GTGCGCGTGCTGCGCCAGCGCGTGCGCGTTGCCCTGTGCAAACTCGCCTTCCTCGTTCTCGGCGTTGGAAAAGGGCGGCATCACCACCAGCCCACCGCGCGTGCGGTCCAGGTCCCAGGGCCGCCCGCCCGAGAGGTGGTCGTTCAGGCCGTGCGGCATGTACTGCTCGATGACCCACACGTCGGAGATGCCGCTGTGGACGAGGTTGGAAAGGGTAAAGTCGATCAGGCGATAGGTGCCCAGAAACGGCACCGCAGGTTTGGCCCGCTCGTCGGTCAGCGGGGAGAGGCGGCTGCCACGCCCCCCGGCCAGCACGATGGCGAGAATGGTCTTTCCAGCAATGCGGGTAATCACCCGGCCAGTCTGCGGGGGTGTCTTGCCGGGCAGATGAGCCGCTGCGGGCAGAGTATTAGGGTTCAAGCGGCTGTGCCTACACAAGCTGTGCCTACACAAGCTGGGCCTACACAAAACGAACGTTTGTTGGGACGTGTCCCCGTGCCAGGGTAAAGTGACGCCATGACCTGGCTCAAACGGCGGCAGATTGGCGAGGCCGAGGTGTTTTCGCTCACCGACGGCACCTTCCGGCTCGACGGCGGCGCGATGTTCGGCACCATTCCCCGGGTGCTGTGGGAAAAGGTGGCGCCCCCGGACGAGGAAAACCGCATCCGGCTCAGAATCAACCCCCTGCTCATCAAGCTCGGCGGAAAGAATGTGCTCATAGACACCGGCATGTGGGACCGGGGCGGCGAGAAGTTCGAGCAGATGTACGCACTGGAACGCGACGAAACCGTGTTCCGGGGCCTGCGCGACGCGGGGGTGGAGCCGGACGACGTGGATATCGTCATCAACACCCACCTGCACTTCGACCACTGCGGGCGCAACACTGGGCTGACCGGCGAGCCGACTTTCCCGAACGCCCGCTACGTGGTGCAGAAGCAGGAGTGGAGTGATGCCACCCACACCCACGAACGCAGCCGGGCCAGCTATATCCCCGACACCTTCCTGCCCATCCACGAGGCCGGGCTGTTCGATTTCGTGGACGGCGAAACCGAGTTGCTGCCGGGCCTGAGCGTGC is from Deinococcus wulumuqiensis R12 and encodes:
- a CDS encoding MBL fold metallo-hydrolase codes for the protein MTWLKRRQIGEAEVFSLTDGTFRLDGGAMFGTIPRVLWEKVAPPDEENRIRLRINPLLIKLGGKNVLIDTGMWDRGGEKFEQMYALERDETVFRGLRDAGVEPDDVDIVINTHLHFDHCGRNTGLTGEPTFPNARYVVQKQEWSDATHTHERSRASYIPDTFLPIHEAGLFDFVDGETELLPGLSVLPLPGHNLGQQGVVLRSGGQTLVYTADLVPTTAHAPYPYVMGYDLYPVTCLEQRKKYLPQWFEQGAIICTPHDPEVAFAKLHETKRGFELKEAEG